A window from Centropristis striata isolate RG_2023a ecotype Rhode Island chromosome 2, C.striata_1.0, whole genome shotgun sequence encodes these proteins:
- the rhcga gene encoding rh family, C glycoprotein a, with the protein MGNCLECLGNFFGRQKNTNVRISLPAVCFVWQIAMIILFGVFIRYDEESDVKKWIEFKHENNITSDVENDFYFRYPSFQDVHVMIFVGFGFLMTFLKRYSFGAVGFNFLVAAFGLQWALLMQGWFHHLDPATGKISIGVESLINADFCCAGSLIAYGALLGKVSPVQLMVVALFGVTLFAVEEYIILTLLHCRDAGGSMVIHCFGGYYGLAISWVLYRPNLNQSKRLNGSVYHSDMFAMIGTLFLWMFWPSFNGAITDHGSGQHRTAINTYLALASSVLTTVAISSMSAKRGKLDMVHIQNATLAGGVAMGTAAEFMIMPYGSLIVGFCCGIISTFGYLYVTPFLEKYLKLQDTCGVHNLHALPGMLGGFIGAIVAAAASEEVYGKQGLKETFDFDGAFVNRTVLTQGGYQAAGTCVAIAFGLVGGALVGCILRFPIWADPADDNCFDDEAYWEVPEDEESIPPVLEYNNHMIHKHQDISESNFSVEQS; encoded by the exons ATGGGGAACTGTCTTGAGTGTCTGGGGAATTTTTTCGGGCGGCAGAAGAACACCAATGTTCGCATCAGTCTGCCGGCCGTCTGCTTCGTCTGGCAGATTGCCATGATTATACTTTTTGGAGTTTTTATCCGGTATGATGAAGAATCAGACGTTAAGAAATGGATAGAGTTCAAACACGAAAATAACATCACCAGTGATGTTGAAAATGACTTCTACTTCAGATATCCCA GCTTCCAGGACGTCCATGTCATGATCTTCGTTGGATTTGGTTTCCTCATGACTTTCCTGAAACGCTACAGCTTCGGTGCAGTTGGCTTCAACTTCCTAGTCGCCGCCTTCGGTCTGCAGTGGGCTCTTCTCATGCAAGGCTGGTTCCACCACCTCGACCCCGCCACCGGCAAGATCAGTATCGGAGTAGAGAG TCTGATCAACGCTGATTTCTGCTGTGCCGGCTCTCTCATTGCCTACGGCGCCCTCCTGGGAAAAGTAAGCCCCGTCCAGCTGATGGTCGTCGCCTTGTTTGGCGTAACGCTATTTGCTGTGGAGGAATACATCATCCTCACCCTCCTTCAT TGCAGAGATGCTGGTGGCTCCATGGTCATCCACTGCTTCGGAGGGTATTATGGTCTGGCCATCTCCTGGGTCCTCTACCGACCGAACCTAAATCAAAGCAAACGCCTCAATGGCTCAGTCTACCACTCTGATATGTTTGCCATGATTG GCACACTTTTCCTGTGGATGTTCTGGCCCAGTTTCAACGGGGCCATCACAGACCACGGCAGCGGGCAGCACAGGACAGCCATCAACACGTACCTCGCCCTCGCCTCCTCCGTCCTCACCACTGTGGCCATCTCCAGCATGTCTGCAAAAAGAGGAAAACTGGACATG GTGCATATCCAGAATGCCACTCTGGCAGGTGGTGTCGCCATGGGAACGGCAGCAGAGTTCATGATCATGCCTTATGGTTCACTGATCGTGGGTTTCTGCTGCGGCATTATCTCCACCTTTGGCTACCTGTATGTCACG CCATTCTTGGAGAAATACCTCAAGCTCCAGGATACATGTGGTGTCCACAACCTCCACGCTCTGCCGGGGATGCTCGGTGGCTTCATTGGCGCCATTGTTGCTGCAGCCGCCAGTGAAGAGGTCTACGGCAAACAGGG GTTGAAGGAGACATTCGACTTTGACGGCGCTTTCGTAAACAGAACTGTTTTAACTCAGGGAGGATACCAGGCTGCTGGAACATGTGTGGCCATTGCATTTGGACTTGTTGGAGGAGCACTTGTTG GTTGCATTCTGAGGTTTCCAATCTGGGCCGACCCTGCTGATGACAACTGCTTTGATGACGAGGCTTACTGGGAG GTTCCTGAGGATGAGGAGAGCATCCCTCCAGTTTTGGAGTACAATAACCACATGATCCACAAGCACCAAGACAT ATCGGAGTCAAACTTCTCTGTGGAGCAAAGTTAA